The Terriglobales bacterium genome includes a window with the following:
- a CDS encoding M48 family metalloprotease — translation MKLSFIPRVSLICLTLFSSFSWAQEAQKQETAPTPAQQERSLVYKPEAPPSPEVFTPSAAAQRFNFGKVDLELLRQVNAFDKYIEEKGWIYSDPAVTGYVNRIGRSVVPPSAPENVEWKFFVVRDPTPNAFALPNGSIYIHSGLLSRLENEAQLAGVLAHESTHVFNRHVYTGYHDMRKKIVAIEVIQAGATAAGLAGASVGIVNAIGNLIPLALAESVFGYRRELEHESDVYAVRVMKNAGYDPIEMSKALEMLKKGPEVDLSDENLFWSDHPKLTDRVVDTKQIAEQIGRPEGGGRVGAEDFIASIKSGIRHDAGLAMMLGKPRTAVDIAKRLLVLEPHNAENYVLLGDAYRALGARTAVPEDDETTKDGKKRTRKMLSKLTQEEYEKALMDAPGGKDKWEANLREAESAYAKAFELDAQNPAAYRGQAFLYEQQGKPTEAIADFQKYLELTSAPKDIRQIKAHIESLQKRLVSPPSAATTTTTGVGK, via the coding sequence ATGAAACTCAGTTTCATACCTAGGGTGTCGTTGATTTGTCTGACGCTTTTCAGTTCATTCAGTTGGGCGCAAGAAGCGCAGAAGCAGGAGACCGCGCCTACGCCCGCTCAACAAGAACGCTCGCTCGTCTATAAGCCCGAAGCGCCACCGTCCCCGGAGGTCTTTACTCCCAGTGCGGCTGCACAGAGATTCAACTTCGGGAAGGTGGACCTCGAACTACTGAGGCAGGTGAACGCCTTCGATAAATACATCGAAGAGAAGGGCTGGATTTACTCGGACCCGGCAGTAACCGGATACGTTAATCGCATCGGGCGCAGTGTCGTTCCGCCCAGCGCACCGGAAAATGTGGAATGGAAGTTCTTCGTCGTTCGCGACCCGACGCCGAATGCCTTCGCGCTGCCGAACGGGTCTATCTACATTCACAGCGGACTGCTGTCACGCCTGGAAAATGAGGCCCAGCTTGCTGGTGTACTCGCTCACGAAAGCACGCATGTCTTTAACCGCCACGTCTATACCGGTTATCACGACATGCGGAAGAAGATTGTGGCTATCGAAGTGATCCAGGCCGGTGCAACGGCGGCGGGTCTGGCCGGAGCAAGCGTCGGGATTGTGAACGCGATCGGAAATCTTATTCCCCTAGCCCTGGCGGAGTCGGTTTTCGGCTATCGTCGCGAACTGGAGCACGAGTCCGATGTGTACGCGGTTCGCGTGATGAAGAATGCCGGATACGATCCGATCGAAATGTCCAAAGCTCTGGAGATGCTCAAGAAGGGGCCGGAAGTCGACCTGAGCGACGAAAACCTCTTCTGGTCCGATCACCCCAAGCTGACGGATCGGGTCGTCGATACCAAGCAAATCGCCGAGCAGATCGGTCGACCGGAAGGGGGCGGCCGAGTGGGCGCCGAGGATTTCATCGCTTCGATCAAGAGTGGAATTCGCCATGACGCCGGATTGGCGATGATGCTGGGCAAGCCGCGCACAGCCGTAGATATTGCCAAGAGACTTCTAGTTCTTGAACCGCATAACGCTGAAAACTACGTCCTGCTCGGCGATGCGTATCGCGCGCTCGGCGCCCGCACTGCCGTACCCGAAGACGACGAGACCACAAAAGACGGCAAGAAGCGCACGAGGAAGATGCTCTCGAAGTTGACCCAGGAGGAATACGAGAAGGCGTTAATGGACGCCCCTGGAGGGAAGGACAAGTGGGAGGCTAATTTACGCGAAGCGGAGAGCGCTTACGCAAAAGCCTTCGAACTTGACGCGCAAAATCCGGCAGCCTACCGGGGCCAGGCCTTTTTGTACGAACAGCAGGGCAAACCAACCGAGGCCATCGCCGACTTCCAGAAATACCTGGAACTCACCTCGGCACCTAAGGATATACGTCAAATCAAAGCGCATATCGAATCGCTCCAGAAGAGATTGGTTTCACCCCCGAGTGCAGCGACCACTACTACCACTGGAGTAGGAAAATGA
- a CDS encoding DUF2393 family protein, translated as MGSPFSTPQVEEKRSVVPLVIGAAIILLIIGAAVLLSRNQPQSSGPATEDPYSSNIRIMDIKLSRAENFAGGNVTYVEGQIANMGSKTITGATVEAVFRNTLGEVVDRQSQQLTLINQMPNYVDSTTLDKHPLTPNMQHEFRLTFEHISADWNQGLPELRFTRIITK; from the coding sequence ATGGGGAGCCCGTTCTCCACTCCGCAAGTTGAAGAGAAACGTTCCGTCGTTCCACTGGTAATTGGTGCCGCGATCATTCTTCTGATCATAGGCGCGGCCGTTCTTCTCAGCCGAAATCAGCCGCAGAGCTCAGGCCCCGCGACCGAAGATCCGTACTCGTCGAATATTCGCATCATGGATATCAAGCTGAGCCGGGCTGAAAACTTCGCAGGCGGCAACGTTACCTATGTCGAGGGTCAGATCGCGAACATGGGGTCGAAGACGATCACCGGCGCTACCGTGGAAGCAGTGTTCCGCAATACCTTGGGTGAAGTCGTCGACCGGCAGTCTCAGCAACTGACGCTCATCAATCAAATGCCGAATTACGTCGACTCCACCACGCTCGACAAGCACCCCCTTACACCGAACATGCAGCACGAGTTCCGGCTCACGTTCGAGCACATCTCCGCGGACTGGAACCAGGGACTACCAGAGCTCAGATTTACGCGGATCATCACGAAATAG
- a CDS encoding TldD/PmbA family protein, translating to MDLKELTTDVVSRAMKAGASAAEAVIREGNEFSTVVRLGQVETLKESGAKVLGVRVFMGKRAASTYTSDFTLAGIEQLVNSAVSLAKVTSEDEFNGLPEQQQLGRLEGDLDLYHSDVYSLSTEDRIDYARRAEQAATSADSRISNSEGGSFDAADGRKIFANSLGFVGEYKRSYCSVSAVPVAKDENGNMQRDFWYSVARSMKLLENPEQVGKVAAERTLRRLGARKAKTAKVPIIFDPLVARALLESIADAVNGDSIYRGASFLAGKLGEKIAGENITIVDDGTIKGGFGTSPFDGEGVPTRRTVVVEKGELKSYLLNTYTAKKLKLATTGNASRGLAGTPGIGVGNFFLEPGTKNPKQILADVPDGLYVTEFLGFGVNLVTGDFSRGASGMWISGGQLAYPVEEITVAGNLKDMLFNISEIGNDLEFRGSVACPTIRIDGMTVAGE from the coding sequence ATGGATCTGAAGGAACTCACAACTGACGTAGTCTCCCGCGCGATGAAGGCGGGGGCCTCGGCTGCGGAAGCGGTCATCCGCGAAGGAAATGAATTTTCTACCGTCGTTCGTCTCGGCCAGGTCGAGACACTGAAGGAATCAGGCGCCAAAGTGCTGGGTGTGCGCGTGTTCATGGGGAAGCGCGCGGCGAGCACTTACACCAGCGACTTTACTCTGGCGGGTATTGAACAACTGGTCAATTCCGCGGTGTCGCTGGCGAAGGTCACCTCGGAAGACGAATTCAACGGCCTCCCAGAACAGCAACAACTCGGCAGGCTGGAAGGTGATCTCGACCTGTACCACTCGGACGTATATTCGCTCTCGACAGAAGATCGTATCGACTATGCACGCCGAGCGGAGCAGGCCGCTACCTCAGCCGACTCGCGCATTTCCAACTCCGAAGGCGGATCGTTCGATGCTGCCGACGGGCGAAAGATCTTCGCCAACTCCCTGGGATTTGTCGGCGAGTACAAGCGGTCGTACTGTTCGGTATCCGCGGTACCGGTCGCGAAAGATGAAAACGGCAATATGCAGCGTGACTTCTGGTACTCGGTTGCGCGCTCGATGAAGCTGCTCGAAAACCCGGAACAGGTAGGCAAAGTCGCAGCCGAACGCACGTTGCGCAGGCTCGGTGCCCGAAAGGCTAAAACAGCCAAGGTTCCCATCATTTTTGATCCACTCGTGGCGCGGGCACTGCTGGAGAGCATAGCCGATGCCGTGAATGGCGATTCCATCTATCGAGGCGCATCGTTCCTGGCCGGGAAACTCGGAGAGAAGATCGCCGGCGAGAATATCACCATCGTTGACGATGGCACGATCAAAGGCGGCTTTGGAACTTCCCCCTTCGACGGGGAAGGCGTTCCTACTCGACGAACGGTGGTCGTCGAAAAAGGTGAGTTGAAGTCGTACTTGCTGAACACCTATACGGCCAAGAAGCTGAAACTGGCCACAACAGGTAACGCATCTCGCGGACTCGCAGGTACCCCTGGAATCGGTGTCGGCAATTTCTTTCTGGAGCCGGGCACGAAAAACCCTAAGCAGATTCTCGCCGACGTACCCGATGGCCTCTACGTAACAGAGTTCCTCGGGTTTGGCGTCAATCTGGTCACCGGCGACTTCTCTCGTGGTGCATCAGGCATGTGGATCTCTGGCGGACAGCTTGCCTATCCGGTCGAGGAGATCACGGTTGCGGGCAACCTGAAAGACATGCTGTTCAACATTTCCGAAATCGGCAACGACCTCGAATTCCGTGGCTCTGTTGCTTGTCCCACGATCCGAATTGACGGAATGACAGTAGCGGGCGAGTAA
- a CDS encoding tetratricopeptide repeat protein, protein MRRSFVLLVLFSLISVSGFADTKKANEKIRRAETEFARGNVNGAEKNLRQALEEDPNSIDAHLALADLLSQTRRNFQAAQEYTKALELDASQKKLTEAQRRSAIDQQAISYALGGELKRARDIYLEALKSDGDYAMYNYNLACVYAEMNDLNSALPYLRKSWEHRDTLPSGVKFPDPRKDDSFKAFWNDARFQKAVSDIVL, encoded by the coding sequence ATGCGCCGATCGTTTGTGCTGTTGGTGCTGTTTAGCCTGATTTCTGTTTCAGGGTTTGCGGATACAAAGAAGGCCAATGAAAAGATCAGGCGTGCCGAGACGGAGTTTGCTCGCGGCAACGTCAACGGCGCTGAGAAGAACCTTCGGCAAGCGCTAGAAGAGGATCCGAATTCGATTGATGCCCATCTCGCCCTGGCGGATCTTCTGTCCCAGACCCGACGCAACTTCCAGGCGGCGCAAGAATACACGAAGGCCCTCGAACTCGACGCATCTCAAAAGAAGTTAACGGAAGCCCAGCGCCGAAGCGCCATCGACCAGCAGGCCATCAGCTATGCCCTGGGTGGCGAACTGAAAAGGGCACGCGACATTTACCTCGAAGCATTGAAGAGCGACGGCGATTACGCGATGTACAACTACAATCTCGCTTGCGTCTACGCCGAGATGAACGATCTGAACTCGGCTCTTCCCTATCTTCGGAAGTCGTGGGAGCACCGCGACACGCTACCTTCTGGAGTGAAATTCCCCGATCCGCGCAAAGACGATTCCTTCAAAGCGTTCTGGAACGATGCACGCTTCCAGAAGGCTGTCAGCGATATCGTTTTGTAG
- a CDS encoding inorganic diphosphatase, with product MSVDYLHLPIGPDVPELVNAVIEIPAGQVNKYEYDKQLHVFRLDRSLFSPVHYPGDYGFIPSTLSSDGDPLDVLVLVDEPSFTGCLIEVRPIGLLEMVDQGAKDEKVLAVPRHNPRYRDVHNYTQVYPHVMNEISHFFSIYKDLEGKRTQMLGWKDASAARAAIMDSKRRFEELPEQQKIAAQP from the coding sequence ATGTCAGTTGATTATTTGCATCTGCCCATTGGCCCGGACGTGCCTGAGCTGGTGAATGCCGTTATCGAGATACCTGCGGGACAGGTAAACAAGTACGAATACGACAAGCAGCTCCACGTGTTCCGTCTTGATCGCTCCCTTTTTTCACCAGTCCACTATCCGGGCGACTACGGCTTTATCCCTTCGACATTGTCGAGTGACGGCGATCCGCTGGACGTGCTGGTTCTCGTCGATGAGCCCAGTTTCACCGGATGCCTGATCGAGGTTCGCCCGATCGGCCTACTCGAAATGGTTGACCAAGGTGCGAAGGACGAAAAGGTGCTTGCCGTACCGCGCCACAACCCACGTTACCGCGATGTGCACAATTACACTCAGGTGTATCCGCACGTCATGAACGAGATTTCGCACTTCTTCTCGATCTATAAGGACCTGGAAGGCAAACGTACGCAGATGCTCGGCTGGAAGGATGCGTCAGCGGCCAGGGCGGCAATCATGGACAGCAAGCGCCGTTTCGAAGAACTACCAGAGCAGCAGAAAATAGCGGCGCAGCCATAG